The stretch of DNA GCCGTATTCCACGGCCTGTGGATGGGGCTCGGATCGGTACTCCACTACGCCACCCCCATGGAGCGCCTGTACGGCCCTCTGCGAGCACGAGAGAGCCCCGCCGGACCGCACGGGGGCCAGACGGGGCCGAAAGGGGCGCAGCGGGGCTACTGCTCCTCGATCTCCGCCCACTCGATTCGAATCCGCTGCTCCGGTACGAAGCGCTTGCCGCGTTCGCCCTTGCTGACGAAGACTCCGTCGATGGCGAGTGACAGGCGGTCCCGCTTCTGCTCCTGTGTCGAGGCCGCCCACGCCGGCAGCAACAGCTCGGAGTCGAGAAGCGGCGTGATGTTCACGGCGGGGAGCGGCAGCGCGGCCAAGTCGGCGCGCAGTCCGTCGATTCGGCTCTGTAGGCGGTCGGCGAGCCGGTCGTAGCGCTCTACGGCACCTGGTCGGTCGAACTCGCCCCGGACGTACCGTGCGTCTTCCAGATCGGCCAACCGGGCTTCCTGGTCGGCGATTTCACCGCTGATCGCATCGCGCTTGGCGAAGGTCTCGGGGTCGCTCCGCTTCACCCAGCGGTCGGCGATGGCGACCAGGAGCGGGTCCTCCGGCTCAAGCGCCGGAAGGAGGTACAGGAAGCGCATGGCTACGTACTCGTCCACCCGGTCAGCCATCGCGCTCGCGCCGGGGCACTGGTTGCCGGCCCGCCGAGCCATGCACTGGTAGCTGCCGCCAACCCGGTGCATCCGTCGGCCACAACCGGGAACGTCGCAGAACACCAGGCCCGTCAGGAGTGCGGTTCCGTCGGGCTTCGGGCGGCGCTTCCCTGCGTGGACGTAGGTCCGGGATTCGAGTTGGCGGATGATGCGCTCGCGCTCCCCGACCGTGATGATGCCTTCGCCTATGCTCACGGTGTCCAGCGTCTCGGGGTCTCGGTAGGGAAAGACACGACCAGTGAACTTCCTTCCGCCGTCCTCCGTTTCGACCGACTCTGTCTCCGGCATCAGACCGGCGAACGCCGGGGACTTGAGCAGGTTCATGATGCTGGCGGCGTTCCACTGCCCACCTCGGGCGGCGGGGATGTCGTACTCGTTGAGCAGCCGTGCGATCTTCACCAGCGACTGGCCGGCCAGGGCGTCATCGGCGATCAGCCGGGCGTAGACGGCCGTCTCCGGGTCGTGCACCAGCTTCTTCGTACTGGGGTCGACCAGCAGCCCGTACGGGGGCTGTCCGCCGATCCACTGGCCCTTGCGCCGAAGGTGCCGCTTGGCGCTGGCGACCCGAGTGCCGAGGTTCTTCGACTCGGACCGGGCGAGTTCGGCGAGCATGGCGACGATCATGCGGGACGAGTCGTTCGAGGTGTCGAGACTGTCCATGACGGACACCAGGCGCCCGCCGGCCTTCTCGATGTCGTCCAAGACCTTGCCGACCTGGCCGATGCCCTTCCGCGACAGCCGGTCGAGCTTCCACACGATCAGCGTCCCGACGACGCCCGCCGTGACGGCGGCAAGGGCGGAGTCGAACCCCTTGCGCTCAACGTCCTTGAAGCCGGAGCGTCCCCGGTCGATGTGGACCTTGCGGACCGTCAGGCCGTTGCGCTCGGCCCACGCGCGGCAATCGGCTTCCTGCCGTTCGATCGCCGTCTTGCCGTCCCGGTCCAAGGACAGCCGTAGGTACAGGTCACACAGCGTGTGGTGGTGCATGCACGCCCCCTCTGGAGATCCCTACATTGTGTAGGACTTCCAGAAGTCCGCGATGACGATCTTCCCCCGGAAGTCCGCCAGCGTCAGCTCCTTCCCTCCGGTGTTCAGCCAGCCACCAGCCCCGACCAACTCAGGGGCACGTACACGCGCGCGAGATGCCATGGCCACATCCAACCCCATCGGGGCGCGGGCTGTTCCCGGGTGAGGAGTGTGCGGGGGAAGCGTGACGGAAGCGTGTGTTTCGGCCTGGCTGATGAGTTCGGGCGAGAACTGGTGATCGATGGACATGATCGCCGGAAGGGAAGGCGGGAATCCCCTGACAGCTCGGGTTTGTTTCGCTACGCTCTGTCCATGTCTGATCCTTGGGGTCCCGAACGAGTGGAGCGACTTCGGGAATCGTTGGCCCTCCTGAAAGGGGAACAGATCGAGTCCTTCTTCGACGATCATGGCCTTGGAGATGCATATCGAAGACCCAGTGGCTGGAGTTCCAAGCTGCTGAAGGTCGAGGCGGCCTTCGCTGAGGCATTCACCCGTGGAGAGGAGTCATATCGAGCCTTCCTCGGCGAAGTGGAGGACTTTCGTGAACGTAGTGCAGCCGCCTCGGCGTCTGGTCGACCGAAGGCCGCCGGAAATGATCCGGGTAGAGCTCCTGAGCATCGGATGATCTTCATAAGCCACTCCTCGGAGGATGGGGACGTGGCTCGGTGGATGACGAATCTCCTCGTGCTCGGTGGGATGCCAAGGAGGCAGATATTCTGCTCCTCCGAAAGGTCCACCGGTATCCCATCCGGCGAGGGGATACGGACCTACCTGCGTCGGATGTTGATGCGATCCGACCTGGTCATCGAATTGATAAGCAAAAGCTTTTTGGAGCGGCCTTTCTGCGTGATGGAGATGGGGGCTGCGTGGGTGCTGGAGAGAAGTACGATTCCCGTGGTGGTGCCGCCATTGACCCTCGGTGAGGTGACGGGCAAGTTGGGCGATCTGCGCTTGGAATTGATCGGAGATGACATGGGGATCGATTCGGTGCTCGATGAGCTCCACGGGCGCCTCGTAGACCTCTTCGACGTTCACCCCTCGCTGGCTGAATGGAATGCGGCGGCTCGGGATTTCAAGCAGCAGTGGGCCGATCGCCCGGCCGCCCTGGGCGGGTAGGGCTGTGCAACCTGGCGTCGTCGGCCGTTCCGGCGCCTCACCGGAGCGTCGTGGTCACCGCACAAGGCAATGGGTACTGTGAACTTGTCCATCCCTGTCGTTCTCCGTAGTTCTGGCCGCTCCTTCGGGAGACTTCGGTGGTGGCGTTCACTCGCAGTCGATACTGCCATCGCATTCGGGTTCGCCTCCGGAGCCATTCGGCCACTGCTTGCGCTCTGGCCGGATATCGATGTGCCGCCGTTCGAGGCGTCCGCGACGACTGCGGCGCTCTCGCTCGCCTGGGCTCTGGCGCGTGCGATGCCCCGGACCAGGGTCACTCGTTCCCTCGGTCGCCCTGATGTCGTGGTGGAGGTGAAGATCGGTAATCTATTCGACGAGCCCGGCCATTTGATCGTCGGCTTCAACGACGTGTTCGACACGGACTGCACGGGGGGCAACATCATATCGCGGACCAGTATTCAGGGGCAGTTCTTGGAGCTGGTCTACTCAGGAGACAGGGAGCGCCTGGACGCCGATCTTTCGGTGGCGCTCGCCGGTGTTTCGGAATCGAGCCGTGAACTCAGGTCCCAGAAGCGGGCGGGCAAACTGGTCCGGTATCCAGTGGGTTCGGTGGCCGTGCTCTCGGAGCGCGAGCGAAGGTACTACTGCTCCGCCTACGGGAAGATGGGCAATGACCTGACGGTCCGTTCGAGCTTGGATGATCTCTGGTTGAGCCTGGGGGAGCTCTGGCGCGCGATCGAGATTTCCGGACGGCGGGAGCCCGTCGCGATGCCGGTCATCGGGTCCGAGATGGCTCGAATCGATCATGTTGATCGGGAAGTGCTGATCAGGATGATCATCCTGTCATTTGTCGCCAGATCCCGTGAGCGGCTGATTGCCAAGAAGCTCACGGTCGTCGTGCACCCCAGTGACGCGCACAGGGTGGACATGCTCGAGATGGGGGCCTTCCTCAAGGTCCTGTGACGCGGTCACGCGGCAAGATGGCGGGAGACAGTCCCGGCTCAGTGCGGAGGTTGCGGCGTGAAGTACGTGATGAAGGAGCGGATGTTCTCGCTCGGGGACGATCACTGGATCGAGGACGAGCGCGGGGAGAAGGCCTTCCTGGTGGACGGGAAGGTGCTGCGGCTCCGGGAGACCTTCGAGTTGAAGGACCAGGCCGGGCGGGTGGTGGCCGTGGTGAAGAAGAAGGTGGTGACCGTCCGGGACGCGATGAAGATCGAGGACGCCGAGGGGGAGGTGATCGCGACCGTCCGGGAGAAGCTGTTCACGCCGTTCCGGGACAAGTACAAGGTGGAGCTGGAGGCCGGCGGGGAGCTGGAGATCCACGGCAACCTGCTGGACCGGGACTACCGGATCGAGGACGAGCACGGGCGCGAGCTGGCCCAGGTCTCCCGGCGCTGGTTCAGCATCCGCGACGCGTACGGCATCCACGTCCACGAGGGCGGGGACACCGCGCTGCTGCTGGCGATCGCGGTCTGCCTCGACCACATGGTGGCCGAGGAGCACTGACGAACCGTCAGGTGATCAAGTGCGGCAGGAAGCGGGCGCCCTGATGGGTGATCAGGCTGTCGTCGGTCTCGCGGATGCCGAGGCCGGCGGCCTCGCCGTCCACCACCCAGGCGCCGAGCACCGGCCGGTGGCCGTCGAAGTCCGGTAGCGGGTGCAGCTGCTGGTAGCAGTGGCCCTCGGCGCCGTAGCGGTCCGGGTCGCCGGCCCACTCGGCCAGGCGGTCGACGGAGCCGTCGGGCCCCACGATCCGGACGCCCGCGCCCTCCCGGCCGAGCAGCGGCTTGGCGGCGTAGCCGGTGGCGGCCAGCTCGCGCGGGCTGTCCAGGTAGGCGGGCAGCAGGTTGGGGTGGCCGGGGTTGAGCTCCCAGAGCAGGGCGAGCAGCGCCTTGTTGGAGAGCAGCATCTTCCAGGCCGGCTCGATCCAGAGGGTCGAGCCGGTGCCGCCGCCCAGGTCGATGCCGCCGAGCAGCTGCGGCCCGAACTCCTCCTCGACCAGCCACTCCCACGGGTAGAGCTTGAAGACCGAGCGGATGTACCGGTGCTCCAGGTCGACGAACCGCCCGGTCAGCCCGTCCAGCCCGATGTCCTCCATCGCGATGCCGACGGTCTCGATGCCCGCCTGCTCGGCGGTCTCCTGGAGGTAGAGGGTGGTCATCCAGTCCTCGCCCTCGGTGTCCCCGCGCGAGTGCGCGAAGTGCACCGGGCCGGGCGGCAGCAGCGGCTTCTGCCGGGCCCAGGCGGCGACCAGCCGCTCGTGCAGCGAGTTCCACTGGTCGGCGGCCGGGTACAGCTGCTCCATCCAGAACCACTGCGGGCCGGCCGCCTCGATCAGCGAGGTCGGGGTGTCGGCGTTGTACTCGAAGAGCTTGGCCGGGCCGGTGCCGTCGTAGGCGAGGTCGAACCGGCCGTACAGCGAGGGTTGTTCGGCTCGCCGCCGCCAGGACTCGGCGATCACCTCGGCGACGCGCTGCGAGGTGATGCCGTACTCGGCGTACCGCCGCTCCCGCACCACGTGCTCGACCGCGTCGAGGCAGAGCCCGTGCAGCTCCTCGACGACCTCCTCCAGGGCCTCCACCTCGGGGAGCGAGAACTCGTAGTACGCGCTCTCGTCCCAGTAGGCGTGCGGGCCGCCCTGGTTGCAGGGGTCCTGGCAGATCGCGTAGATCAGGCCCTGGCCCTCCACCTGGGCCTGCCAGTCGGGGCGGGGCGGGCGGGTGCGGCGGCGCACGGCGGTCAGCCCCCGGCCGTGCCGCTGTGCGAGGGGCAGCCGAAGCCGCCGCGCTTGGTGGCGGCCTGGTCGAAGGTGCCGCCGCCGGCGGTCAGCGAGCCGGAGCCGCAGTAGTACCAGCGGCCGGTGGCGCCGGTGCCGCTGCAGGAGTGGTTGTCCAGCACCTTGAGGCTGCCCGGGTCCACGCAGCGCCGCGGCGCGTCGGAGGAGGAAGAGGAGCAGCTGGTCAGCGCCAGCGCGAGGGTGCCGACCATGCCCAGGGCGACGGCACCCGAACGGCGGCGCCCGGGGGTGGGGGAGGGCGTCATGGCAGGTGATGCTATCGAGCCGGTCGCACCATCTGCTTTTCAGGGGCGCGAGGAGCGGCGCGCAGCGGTGGCGCCAGGCCGATGCCTTCCGCTCTCGCGCAGTCCGCGCGCCCCTGGGGGGCTAGCCCGCGGCCAGGCGGGCCGTCAGCCGCTCCCGGGCCTCCGGCCACTCGACCTCGCGCAGCATCGAGAAGTGCACGCTGTCCCGCCAGGTGCCGTCCGGCATGCGGCGGTGGCGGCGGAAGGTGCCCTCGTAGCTGGCGCCCAGGCGGCGGATGGCGTTCTGCGAGCGCTCGTTGTTGTGGTGGGTCTTCCACATCACGCGGCTGAAGCCCAACTCCTCGAAGGCATGGCGCAGGAGCAGCAGTTTCGCCTCGGTGTTGACGGGCGTGCGCCAGTACGGGCGGGCGTACCAGGTGCCGCCGATCTCCAGCTCCTCGTGCTTGGCGCTGAAGCCGAAGTAGCAGGTGATGCCGATGACCCGGCCGCTGATCAGGTCGGTCACGCCGAAGGGCACGCACTCCGCGTCGTTCAGCCGGGCCTCGACCAGGGCCCGCATGTCGGCCTCGGTGTGCGGAGTCGAGTCCAGCTGCCAGCGCCAGACCTCCTCGTCGCCCCCGGCGATGCCGAAGAGGTCGGGCACGTCGTCCAGGGAGAGCGGCTCCAGGCTGATGTGGTCGCCGGTCAGGACGGTGTCGCGGGAAGGCAGCTTCGCAGTCATGGTCCCCACGGTAGCCACTCATTGCACTAGAGACAATAGATGCCTGCACTAGTGCAATGGCTTCAGGTCATGCGAAAGCCCCGCCCACCCGGTGAGGGGTGGACGGGGCTCTGCGCGGGCCGCTTACAGGAAGGAGTTGATCTGGATGGTCTCGGTTCGGCCGGGGCCGACGCCGATCGCGGAGATCGGGGCGCCCGACATCTCCTCCAGGGCCTTCACGTACGCCTGGGCGTTCTTCGGCAGCTCGGCGAAGGTCTTCGCCTTGCTGATGTCCTCGCTCCAGCCGGGCAAGTTCTCGTAGATCGGCTTGGCGTGGTGGAAGTCCGACTGGTTGTAGGGGAGCTCCTCCACCCGCTGGCCGTCGATCTCGTACGCGACGCAGACCGGGATCTCCTCCCAGCCGGTCAGCACGTCCAGCTTGGTGAGGAAGAAGTCGGTCAGGCCGTTCACGCGGGTCGCGTAGCGGGCGATCACGGCGTCGAACCAGCCGCAGCGGCGGTCACGGCCGGTGGTCACGCCGCGCTCGCCGCCGATCCGGCGCAGCGCGTCGCCGTCGGCGTCCAGCAGCTCGGTCGGGAACGGGCCCGAGCCGACGCGGGTGGTGTACGCCTTCAGGATGCCGATGACCCGGTCGATCTTGGTCGGGCCGATGCCGGCGCCGGTGCAGGCGCCGCCCGAGGTCGGGTTCGAGGAGGTGACGAAGGGGTACGTGCCGTGGTCCACGTCCAGCAGGGTGCCCTGGCCGCCCTCCAGGAGGACGACCTTGTTCGCCTTGAGGGCCTGGTCGAGCACCAGGGTGGTGTCGGCGAGGTATGGGCGGATCTTCTCCGCGTAGCCCAGGTACTCCTCGACGACCAGCTCGGCCGGGATGGCGCGGCGGTTGTAGAGCTTGACCAGCAGCTGGTTCTTGTCGTGGAGGGCCGCCTCGACCTTCTGGCGCAGGATCGACTCGTCGAAGAGGTCCTGCACGCGGATGCCGACGCGGTTGATCTTGTCGGCGTAGGTCGGGCCGATGCCGCGCCCGGTGGTGCCGATCCGGCGCTTGCCCAGGAAGCGCTCGGTGACCTTGTCCAGGGTGCGGTGGTACGGGGTGATCAGGTGGGCGTTGCCCGAGATCAGCAGCTTCGAGGTGTCGATGCCCCGCTCGTCCAGGCCCTTGAGCTCGGAGAGCAGCACGCCCGGGTCGATCACGACGCCGTTGCCGATCACCGGGGTCACGTTCGGGCTGAGGATGCCGGAAGGCAGCAGGTGGAGGGCGTACTTCTGATCGCCGATGACCACCGTGTGACCGGCGTTGTTGCCGCCCTGGTAGCGGACGACGTAGTCGACGGAGCCACCGAGCAGGTCGGTCGCCTTCCCCTTGCCCTCGTCTCCCCACTGAGCGCCAACGAGCACGAGTGCCGGCACAGGCGTACACCCCTTCCGGTTGGGGCATCCTGCGTAGGCCGCAGTCTGCCCCGAGATAGACGAAGCCCCTGGCGCAGTAGCGCAAGGGGCTCTTGCACCGAGAGATTACCTGAGGAAGGACCGGTCGTGTCGTCCCTGTCCACGCCCGAATCCCGTGCCGTTTCTCCAGGTGGGCCGGACCCGTTGCTCGTGCTGCTCGACCCGGCGGCCAGGCAGGCCGACGGCGAGTCGGTGCGGATCGCCCGGGACGTGCTGCGCGGCGGAGCCGACTGCAAGGTGGCGCTGCCGGAAACGGGAGCCGAACTCGACCGGTTGTTGGCCCATCGTGGCCGTCGCCGACCGGTCGTGATCGGCTCTGATCAGGCACTTCAGCGGGTGCTCCAGTCGCTGCACCGCCAGCGCGAGCTCGGCGCGGAGGCCGTCGGCGTGGTGCCGGTGGGCCGGCCGGGAGCGGTCGGGGTGGCCCGCGCACTGGGCGTGCCGGGCGAGCCGGTGGCGGCCGCGCGGGCGGTGATCCGGGGCGGCGCGCGCAAGTTCGACCTGCTGGTGGACGAGGCCGGCGGGGTGGTGCTCGGCGGGGTCCGGATCCAGCCGAGGGGCCGCCGCGCGCCGCTGCGTTCGCTCTGGGCGAAACTGGCTGCGGCCGAGCGGGGGAGGGCGCCCGGCCGGGACGAGGAGCGCACCCGGCTCCGGATCGAGGCCGACGGCCGGCTGCTCGCCGACCTGCACCACTCCGTCCGGCTGCTCCAGGTCAACCTGCCGGCCGACGCCGGGGTGATGGAGCTGGTGCTCCGCCGCCCGGGCACCGCCCACCGGCTGCGCGCGGCCAGCCTGACCGTGGCCGGCCCCGGCTTCGGCTACGAGGCGGACGGCTGCCCCTGCGGCCCGGTGCACAGCCGCACCTGGACGGTGCAAGCCGGCGCCTGGTCGCTGCTGCTCCCGAATGCGGCCTGAGGCCGTCACCCACCGCGACGGTGAACCCCGCGTGAAGCCCGGGTGAGCAGCGTCACGTTCCGACCCTCGCGGACGGCGTGTCGCGAGCGGCCCGACCCCGTGCAGTGCTGGTCGCGCAAGGGCCGCCGAATTCCCGGGCCGGAAATGCCCCCATCGGTAAGGGGTTATGTCTACGCGCGTTGCTATTGGAACGCCCGATATCGGAGGGCTCCCCTGTTCGGGAAGCCGTACGGAACTGCCCTAGACTCGAAGGCGTGCCACGTGGTGACGGAAGACTCAACCACGATCTTCTTCCCGGCGAGAAAGGCCCCCAGGACGCTTGCGGCGTCTTCGGTGTCTGGGCTCCCGGCGAGGAGGTCGCAAAGCTCTCGTACTTCGGCCTCTATGCCCTGCAGCACCGCGGACAGGAATCCGCGGGCATCGCAGTGAGCAATGGCTCCCAGATTCTCGTCTTCAAGGACATGGGACTCGTCTCCCAGGTCTTCGACGAAGCGGCTCTGGGGTCCTTGCACGGGCATATCGCCGTCGGACATGCCCGCTACTCGACCACCGGTTCCTCGGTCTGGGAGAACGCCCAGCCGACCTTCCGGGCGACCGTTCACGGTTCGCTTGCCCTCGGGCACAACGGAAACCTGGTGAACACCGCCGAGCTCGCCGCCATGGTGGCCGAGCTGCCCGGTGAGGAGCACGTCTCGCGCTCCGGCCGCTCCGCGGCGACCAACGACACCGACCTCGTGACCGCCCTGCTCGCGGGCCACCCGGACCTCTCCATCGAGGAGACGGCCCAGCTGGTGCTGCCCAAGGTCAAGGGCGCGTTCTCGCTGGTCTTCATGGACGAGCACACCCTCTACGCCGCCCGTGACCCGCAGGGCATCCGCCCGCTGGTGCTCGGCCGGCTGGAGCGCGGCTGGGTGGTCGCCTCCGAGACGGCGGCGCTCGACATCTGCGGCGCCTCCTTCATCCGCGAGGTGGAGCCGGGCGAGCTGATCGCCATCGACGAGAACGGCATCCGCACCTCCCGCTTCGCCGAGGCCAAGCCCAAGGGCTGCGTCTTCGAGTACGTGTACCTGGCCCGCCCGGACACGACCATCGCCGGCCGCAACGTCTACGTCTCCCGTGTGGAGATGGGCCGCAAGCTGGCCGCCGAGGCGCCCGTCGAGGCCGACCTGGTGATAGCGACCCCGGAGTCCGGCACCCCCGCCGCGATCGGGTACGCCGAGGCCAGCGGGATCCCGTACGGCTCCGGCCTGGTGAAGAACGCCTACGTGGGCCGCACCTTCATCCAGCCGAACCAGACCATCCGCCAGCTCGGCATCCGGCTCAAGCTGAACCCGCTCAAGGAGGTCATCCAGGGCAAGCGCCTGGTGGTCGTGGACGACTCGATCGTCCGCGGCAACACCCAGCGCGCGCTGGTCCGGATGCTCCGCGAGGCCGGTGCGGCCGAGGTCCACATCCGGATCTCCTCCCCGCCGGTGAAGTGGCCCTGCTTCTTCGGGATCGACTTCGCCACCCGGGCCGAGCTGATCGCCAACGGAATGACCGTGGAGGAGATCGGTCGCACGCTCGGCGCGGACTCGCTCGCGTACATCTCGATCGACGGCATGATCGAGGCCACCGCGCAGCCCAAGGAGAAGCTCTGCCGGGCCTGCTTCGACGGGGAGTACCCGATGGAGCTGCCCGACCCGGCGCTGCTGGGCAAGCTGCTGCTCGAGGCGGAGATCGCCGGCGGTCAGCAGAAGCCCGCGACGCGGGGCAAGCCGACCTCGGACCTCGACGGCGTGCAGACGCTGATCGGCGGGCACGGTGCAGCTGACGCCTTGCGGCGTCCGTAGTTTCGATGAGCAACCACAGCAGGGGCGTGGGGGACCGCGTGATCAACAGTCGACGTACGTCGGGGCTGGTCGCGCAGTTCTCCGCGCCCCTGTTGTGCTGCCCCAAGTTTGTTAACCACTGACCCGGAAGGGCCATCGCACGTGACCAGCAACGAGACCGCCGGCGCCACCTACGCCGCCGCAGGCGTCGACATCGAGGCGGGCGACCGCGCCGTCGAGCTGATGAAGGAGTGGGTCAAGAAGGCCAACCGCCCCGAGGTCGTGGGCGGCCTGGGCGGCTTCGCCGGGCTCTTCGACGCCTCCGCCTTCAAGCGTTACGAGCGCCCGCTGCTGGCCTCCGCGACGGACGGCGTGGGGACGAAGGTCGCCATCGCCCAGGCGATGCGGAAGTACGACACCATCGGCCACGACCTGGTCGGCATGGTCGTCGACGACCTGGTGGTCTGCGGCGCCGAGCCGCTGTTCATGACCGACTACATCTGCGTCGGCAAGGTCTTCCCCGAGCGGGTCGCGGCGATCGTCAAGGGCATCGCCGAGGGCTGTGCACTGGCCGGCTGCGCGCTGGTCGGCGGCGAGACGGCCGAGCACCCGGGTCTGCTGGCCGAGGACGACTTCGACGTCGCGGGCGCGGGCACCGGCGTGGTCGAGGCCGACCAGCTGCTGGGCGCCGAGCGGGTCCGCGCGGGCGACGTGGTGATCGCGATGGCCGCCAGCGGCCTGCACTCCAACGGCTACTCGCTGGTGCGCCACGTGCTGCTGGGCCAGGCCGGCTGGTCGCTGGACCGCAAGGTCGAGGAGTTCGGCCGCACCCTGGGCGAGGAGCTCCTGGAGCCGACCCGGATCTACTCGCTGGACTGCCTGGCGCTCACCCGCGCCACCGAGATCCACGCCTTCTCGCACGTCACCGGCGGCGGTCTGGCGGCCAACCTGGCCCGGGTCATCCCGGCCGGCCTGCACGCCCGCCTGGACCGCGGCACCTGGACCCCGCTGCCGGTCTTCCAGACCGTGGCCCAGGTCGGCGGGATGAAGACCCTGGAGATCGAGAAGACGCTCAACATGGGTGTCGGCATGGTCGCGGTCGTGCCGCCGGCCTCGGTGGACGTGGTGCTCTCGATCCTGGCGGACCGGGACGTCGAGGCCTGGGTGCTGGGCGACGTCGTCGACCGCACCGACGAGCACGCGGAGGGCGCGGCGCTCTACAACGCGTACGAGGGCTTCGAGCTGGCCTGAGCCGGCTGAGTGGCCACCGCCGGGTTCCGGCGGTGGCCACACTGGTTGTATCTACTATCAGCGGGTACGACGAAGACCGGCTCGGGGCCCCGTGGTGGGGCCGAGCCGGTCTTGTGCGGAGTACTCAGGCGCGACGGCGGTACGTGCTGCCCGCGTCGGTGTCCTCTTCGTCCTCGTCGTTGTAGCGGCTGGCGTACGCCGCGTAGGGATCGTCGTCCTCTTCTTCTTCGATCGGTGTTGGCTTGATCGAAGCAGTGGAGGGCGATACGCCCAGCTCGCTGGACAGACGGTTAGCGTCGAAGCCGCCGCTGTTGTACTTCAGCTCGCGGGCGACCTTCGTCTGCTTGGCCTTGGCCCGGCCGCGCCCCATGGGTCGACCCCCTCAACGATGGGGCTCACGGCCCCGAGTCTGACACGTGTTCATGATCAGGAGCGGCGCCGCCCGAAGTGGGAGTGCCGTCCCTTGGAGCATTAACGGTACCTGTTTCCGCCGCCGAACGGTACGTCGCCGGTGTGACGTGGCGCGCACTGTCGCCCCTCGAAACCGGGTCTTTCCAGGTCACGAGGAGATTTCCGGGCGTTGGCAGGCTGGTTGCAGCATGCCACGGTCCGTCGTTCCGGGGTCGATTATCCCCGGGAGGGGGCCCTGCATAGCCCGTTCGGCGGACAGAGCGAGAATCCGGTTCCACATCGTGACCCGGCTCCGGGCACCTACTTACGCAAGCAGGTGCCCGGCGCGGTGGCTCAGCCCTTGCGGGCGCCCGGGAGGAGGATCGTGCGCAGTGCGCTGATCTCCCGCATCCGCTTCTCGGCCAGGCGGTCGGCGGCCACGGCCGGCGGGACGCCGTCGGTGACGGCGCGGGTGAAGATCTCCAGGGTGGTGTCGAAGATCTTCGTGGCCTTGTTCTTGGCGCGCTCGAAGTTGAAGCCGTCGATCTCGTCGGCGACCTGGATGACGCCGCCGGAGTTCACCAGGTAGTCCGGGGCGTAGAGGATGCCGCGGTCGGCCAGGTCCTTCTCCACGCCCGGGTGGGCCAGCTGGTTGTTGGCCGCGCCGCAGACCACCGCGGTGCCGGCCGCGCCGAGCGCGCCCACCGTGTGGTCGTCCAGCGCGCCGCCCAGGGCGCAGGGGGCGTAGACGTCCAGGCGGGCTTGGAGCAGGGCGGCGGTGTCGGCGACCACCTCGACGTCCGGGTGGGCCGCGCGGACGCGGTTCACGGCGGT from Kitasatospora sp. MMS16-BH015 encodes:
- the purF gene encoding amidophosphoribosyltransferase, which encodes MPRGDGRLNHDLLPGEKGPQDACGVFGVWAPGEEVAKLSYFGLYALQHRGQESAGIAVSNGSQILVFKDMGLVSQVFDEAALGSLHGHIAVGHARYSTTGSSVWENAQPTFRATVHGSLALGHNGNLVNTAELAAMVAELPGEEHVSRSGRSAATNDTDLVTALLAGHPDLSIEETAQLVLPKVKGAFSLVFMDEHTLYAARDPQGIRPLVLGRLERGWVVASETAALDICGASFIREVEPGELIAIDENGIRTSRFAEAKPKGCVFEYVYLARPDTTIAGRNVYVSRVEMGRKLAAEAPVEADLVIATPESGTPAAIGYAEASGIPYGSGLVKNAYVGRTFIQPNQTIRQLGIRLKLNPLKEVIQGKRLVVVDDSIVRGNTQRALVRMLREAGAAEVHIRISSPPVKWPCFFGIDFATRAELIANGMTVEEIGRTLGADSLAYISIDGMIEATAQPKEKLCRACFDGEYPMELPDPALLGKLLLEAEIAGGQQKPATRGKPTSDLDGVQTLIGGHGAADALRRP
- a CDS encoding DUF3073 domain-containing protein — translated: MGRGRAKAKQTKVARELKYNSGGFDANRLSSELGVSPSTASIKPTPIEEEEDDDPYAAYASRYNDEDEEDTDAGSTYRRRA
- the purM gene encoding phosphoribosylformylglycinamidine cyclo-ligase, coding for MTSNETAGATYAAAGVDIEAGDRAVELMKEWVKKANRPEVVGGLGGFAGLFDASAFKRYERPLLASATDGVGTKVAIAQAMRKYDTIGHDLVGMVVDDLVVCGAEPLFMTDYICVGKVFPERVAAIVKGIAEGCALAGCALVGGETAEHPGLLAEDDFDVAGAGTGVVEADQLLGAERVRAGDVVIAMAASGLHSNGYSLVRHVLLGQAGWSLDRKVEEFGRTLGEELLEPTRIYSLDCLALTRATEIHAFSHVTGGGLAANLARVIPAGLHARLDRGTWTPLPVFQTVAQVGGMKTLEIEKTLNMGVGMVAVVPPASVDVVLSILADRDVEAWVLGDVVDRTDEHAEGAALYNAYEGFELA
- a CDS encoding diacylglycerol kinase, with product MSSLSTPESRAVSPGGPDPLLVLLDPAARQADGESVRIARDVLRGGADCKVALPETGAELDRLLAHRGRRRPVVIGSDQALQRVLQSLHRQRELGAEAVGVVPVGRPGAVGVARALGVPGEPVAAARAVIRGGARKFDLLVDEAGGVVLGGVRIQPRGRRAPLRSLWAKLAAAERGRAPGRDEERTRLRIEADGRLLADLHHSVRLLQVNLPADAGVMELVLRRPGTAHRLRAASLTVAGPGFGYEADGCPCGPVHSRTWTVQAGAWSLLLPNAA